The bacterium genome has a window encoding:
- a CDS encoding DNA recombination protein RmuC, whose amino-acid sequence MSGYIIVIFAFLFLLILALLFKDRKQSSDLLIHQGINDLREQVSKSLSDNSQVLNQQMSLIVGQINTQLQNNIKMLETANKSFSDKLEGTTKVVGDVQNRLTQLAEANKRIYDIGKDISSLQEILRAPKLRGGLGEFLLGDLLSQIMSPEHYELQYTFKDGQRVDAVIKLAHQMVPIDAKFPLENFKKLISAEDDMEKSQIRKAFVTDIKKHIDSIASKYILPDEGTFDFAFMYVPAENVYYETIIKDDNLGEEKSICSYALRKKVIPVSPNSFYAYLQAILLGLRGMRIEKSAQTIISNLSRLHGDLARFYEEFSKIGIHLVHSKSSYESAERRLEKFTNKLENIALSDKKSITAGKE is encoded by the coding sequence ATGTCAGGTTATATTATAGTTATATTTGCTTTTTTATTTCTTTTGATATTAGCTCTTTTATTTAAAGATAGAAAGCAATCGTCTGATCTACTTATACACCAGGGGATAAATGATCTAAGAGAACAAGTTAGTAAAAGTCTCTCAGATAATAGTCAGGTCCTCAATCAGCAGATGTCCCTGATAGTTGGCCAGATAAATACACAGCTGCAGAATAACATAAAAATGCTTGAAACAGCCAATAAGAGCTTTTCCGACAAACTGGAAGGCACAACCAAGGTAGTTGGAGATGTGCAGAATCGGCTTACGCAATTAGCAGAAGCAAATAAAAGGATATATGATATTGGGAAAGATATATCTTCTTTGCAGGAAATACTCAGAGCGCCAAAGCTAAGAGGAGGCCTTGGCGAGTTCTTATTGGGAGACCTTCTCTCTCAGATTATGTCCCCGGAGCACTATGAACTTCAGTATACTTTCAAGGATGGGCAACGGGTTGATGCTGTTATTAAATTAGCTCACCAAATGGTGCCGATTGATGCAAAATTCCCTTTGGAAAATTTTAAGAAACTAATTAGTGCAGAAGACGATATGGAGAAATCACAAATAAGAAAGGCATTTGTAACCGATATTAAAAAGCATATTGATAGTATTGCATCAAAATACATACTGCCTGACGAAGGTACATTTGATTTTGCTTTTATGTATGTTCCCGCAGAGAACGTATATTATGAAACTATAATAAAGGATGATAATCTGGGAGAAGAAAAAAGTATTTGCAGCTACGCGTTGCGCAAAAAGGTAATTCCTGTGTCTCCAAACAGCTTCTATGCATATTTGCAGGCAATTTTGTTGGGGTTAAGAGGCATGAGAATAGAAAAAAGCGCGCAAACTATAATAAGCAACCTTTCCCGACTGCACGGTGACCTGGCAAGGTTTTATGAGGAATTTTCAAAGATAGGCATTCATCTAGTTCACTCAAAATCCTCCTATGAATCTGCGGAACGAAGACTGGAAAAATTCACAAATAAGCTGGAGAATATTGCCTTATCTGATAAAAAATCTATTACGGCTGGTAAAGAATGA
- the fmt gene encoding methionyl-tRNA formyltransferase produces the protein MTNLVFMGTPDFALPSLKALIQAKHNVICVVAQPDRPKGRQRGVMAPPVKLCAQEHNIKILQPETITDVLVKSLQALSPELIVVVAYGKILPKQILDIPRLGCINAHASLLPKYRGAAPIQRALLNSEKQTGVTIMFMNERMDAGDILLQEKIMISPSDNLETLHDRLSKLSAKLLVKAIAQIEQGTCSRIPQNHAEATYAPMLKKSDGLIDWTRPAKEIHNMTRAMNPWPSTYTFLNISGKKKMLKIFKTEVYDTSAYSKGKTGVLLDILKSKGGLVGTGKGQLLLKEVQLEGSRKVSFEEFIRGHPIKKGFRF, from the coding sequence ATGACAAATCTTGTTTTTATGGGAACACCTGATTTTGCCCTGCCCAGTCTTAAGGCGCTTATACAAGCTAAGCATAATGTGATATGCGTTGTTGCACAGCCTGACAGGCCAAAAGGCAGGCAAAGAGGGGTGATGGCTCCTCCTGTAAAATTATGTGCACAAGAGCACAACATTAAGATTCTTCAGCCAGAGACAATAACAGATGTATTAGTAAAGAGCCTCCAAGCACTCAGTCCTGAGCTCATAGTTGTTGTAGCTTATGGCAAAATACTCCCTAAACAAATTCTGGATATTCCACGCTTGGGTTGTATAAATGCACATGCGTCTTTATTGCCCAAATATAGAGGCGCAGCTCCAATACAAAGAGCATTGCTTAATAGCGAAAAACAAACAGGTGTAACAATAATGTTTATGAATGAAAGAATGGATGCTGGCGATATTTTGCTTCAAGAAAAAATAATGATTAGCCCTTCAGATAACCTGGAAACTCTCCATGATAGATTAAGCAAACTGTCAGCAAAATTATTAGTTAAAGCTATAGCGCAAATAGAGCAAGGCACTTGTTCCAGAATCCCTCAAAATCATGCAGAGGCAACATATGCTCCAATGCTCAAGAAATCCGACGGGCTCATAGATTGGACCAGACCTGCAAAAGAAATTCATAATATGACAAGAGCTATGAATCCGTGGCCAAGTACTTACACATTCCTAAACATATCTGGCAAAAAGAAAATGCTAAAAATATTCAAAACAGAAGTTTATGACACATCCGCATACAGCAAAGGGAAAACAGGTGTTTTACTGGATATATTGAAGAGTAAAGGTGGACTTGTAGGCACAGGCAAGGGACAGCTTCTGCTCAAAGAGGTGCAGCTTGAAGGCAGTAGAAAAGTATCTTTCGAAGAATTTATCAGAGGCCATCCGATTAAGAAAGGGTTCAGGTTCTGA
- a CDS encoding class I SAM-dependent RNA methyltransferase, with the protein MKALTEKLILFFREVNENYFAKSIKLCYTPDGFIKKLCIPYIHRSNANYLPFPNTCVLMNNKDTIKLRIQDVVYRGRGLARLDGMVYFVDGVLPGELVRARIRKQRKNCAEADLVEVLEESSSRVVPSCEFAKKCEGCCYQHMEHDAEIELKQKQLVNLLEHVGGCSEVTCREPVRCPSALGYRNKISMHVKGRGDGRAFGYYMKDNKTVLDVPNCPLAMDPLNNLLTELRKDSSFGHDTSVSLRYTEHDGAVYWTNRIVPPSPRLIEKTPLGNVSVPTKSFFQTNPQVTEALFDSLSEILNRTEPKTVIDLYCGVGTFAFTAAKVGVKAVLGIDTDKRAINAAIRNGRTLDLTSAVFRHGYAEDLLEEALDKIDVKDTVIILDPPRAGLEKRVVEILSRKKPRDIIYVSCAADTMARDVKFLTSHSYRLIDTGLVDMFPRTAYFESITHLSSSIRT; encoded by the coding sequence ATGAAAGCGTTAACAGAAAAATTGATTCTATTCTTCAGAGAAGTTAACGAGAATTATTTCGCTAAATCAATAAAACTTTGCTATACTCCAGATGGTTTTATAAAGAAATTATGTATCCCATATATTCATCGTTCAAATGCGAATTACCTACCTTTCCCCAATACCTGTGTTCTAATGAATAATAAAGATACAATTAAACTGAGAATCCAAGATGTGGTTTATCGCGGACGTGGCCTGGCGCGGCTGGATGGCATGGTCTACTTTGTTGACGGTGTGCTCCCGGGTGAACTGGTGCGGGCAAGAATCAGGAAGCAAAGGAAGAACTGTGCCGAGGCCGACCTTGTGGAGGTACTGGAGGAATCGTCCTCGCGTGTCGTGCCGTCTTGTGAGTTTGCCAAGAAATGCGAGGGATGTTGTTACCAGCATATGGAGCATGACGCGGAGATAGAATTAAAGCAGAAGCAACTTGTGAACCTTCTTGAACACGTGGGTGGATGTTCCGAAGTGACCTGCAGGGAGCCGGTACGGTGCCCATCCGCGCTCGGATACAGGAACAAGATCTCCATGCATGTTAAAGGGCGGGGAGATGGCAGGGCTTTTGGATACTACATGAAGGACAACAAGACCGTTCTTGATGTCCCGAATTGCCCGTTGGCAATGGACCCTCTTAACAATCTTCTGACAGAACTACGAAAGGATTCATCGTTCGGGCACGATACATCGGTCAGTCTCAGGTACACGGAGCATGATGGCGCCGTATATTGGACCAATCGCATCGTACCTCCCAGTCCGAGACTGATTGAGAAAACGCCACTTGGCAATGTCAGCGTTCCAACAAAAAGTTTCTTCCAGACGAACCCACAGGTAACAGAGGCACTTTTCGACAGTTTGTCCGAAATACTGAATCGTACTGAACCCAAGACTGTGATAGACCTCTACTGCGGAGTGGGCACTTTTGCGTTCACCGCGGCAAAGGTCGGAGTAAAAGCAGTGCTGGGTATAGATACAGACAAGCGCGCAATCAACGCGGCAATACGCAACGGGCGAACCCTGGATCTTACTTCGGCAGTGTTTCGGCATGGTTACGCGGAAGATCTACTGGAAGAAGCGCTGGACAAGATTGATGTCAAGGACACGGTGATAATACTTGATCCGCCGCGTGCCGGATTGGAGAAACGGGTAGTCGAGATTTTGAGCAGAAAGAAACCTCGCGATATTATTTATGTGTCATGCGCGGCAGACACGATGGCGCGTGACGTGAAGTTTCTGACCAGCCATAGCTATCGACTTATAGACACGGGACTCGTGGACATGTTCCCACGCACCGCATATTTCGAATCTATTACACACCTGAGTTCATCTATCAGAACCTGA
- a CDS encoding ribulose-phosphate 3-epimerase, producing the protein MIKIAPSILSADFSRLGQEVCRAEGAGADLIHIDVMDGHFVPNITIGPVVVKSIRSKINIPLDVHLMIENPDKYIDAFAEAGADIITVHVEACEHLHKTFDHIRKFSKTVGVSLNPSTPIVRIEHILKQVDMVLIMTVNPGFSGQKFIRSVLPKIKELKQMIDNAELPIDIEVDGGIDEATAADVVKAGANILVAGTAVFKATDIKEAIAKLRGKGNSNA; encoded by the coding sequence ATGATAAAAATAGCGCCTTCAATCCTTTCTGCGGATTTTTCAAGGCTTGGGCAAGAGGTGTGTAGAGCTGAGGGGGCAGGAGCAGATCTTATACATATTGATGTTATGGATGGACATTTTGTTCCTAATATAACAATAGGTCCAGTAGTAGTAAAATCTATAAGAAGCAAGATTAACATTCCGCTTGACGTGCATTTGATGATTGAAAATCCAGACAAATACATAGATGCTTTTGCAGAAGCAGGTGCAGATATTATAACTGTTCATGTTGAGGCATGTGAGCATTTACATAAGACTTTTGATCATATACGCAAATTCTCCAAGACGGTCGGAGTTTCACTTAACCCTTCTACGCCTATTGTGCGTATAGAACACATTCTAAAACAGGTTGACATGGTTCTCATTATGACTGTTAATCCGGGATTTAGCGGTCAGAAATTCATCAGATCTGTTCTGCCAAAGATAAAAGAGCTTAAGCAAATGATAGATAATGCAGAGTTACCTATTGATATAGAGGTAGATGGCGGGATAGACGAAGCCACAGCAGCAGATGTTGTAAAAGCAGGTGCTAACATATTGGTTGCTGGAACAGCTGTGTTTAAAGCGACTGATATAAAAGAGGCAATTGCAAAATTGCGGGGTAAGGGGAATAGTAATGCTTGA
- the ffh gene encoding signal recognition particle protein, with the protein MLEIISEKFQNIFRNLRKPGRLTDDNIKAALREVQLVLLEADVNYKVVKEFIGNISEKAVGQQVLRSLQPGQQVIKVVHEELINLLGKSACGVNMAKGQPTVIMVVGLQGGGKTTTVGKLAKYFAKQNYQCLLAAADIYRPAAVKQLEVLGSQLNIPVFSGHNDPVKIATDSVKLGSRDNKDVVIIDTAGRLHIDQTLMKELVDMKKATGAHEVLLVADAMIGQDAVNIAREYQNILGIDGVILTKMDGDARGGAVISICAVTGKPVKFIGNGEKLDNLELFYPDRMASRILGMGDILSLIDKAEFKDKAEQEKTLEKKMRKETLTLEDFLDQLKQMRKLGSMQEILQMLPAQGQFKNLKVDEGTIKKQEAIINSMTKEERKSIEIINGQRRKRIAQGSGTSIQDVNSLIKNFIASRKMLKGLMKQGGALGRKGLFPGMA; encoded by the coding sequence ATGCTTGAAATAATATCAGAAAAGTTTCAGAACATATTTCGCAATCTTAGAAAGCCGGGCAGGCTTACAGATGATAACATAAAGGCTGCATTACGGGAGGTGCAACTTGTTCTTCTGGAAGCTGATGTTAATTATAAGGTTGTTAAAGAGTTTATTGGAAATATTAGTGAAAAAGCAGTTGGACAGCAGGTACTTAGAAGCCTTCAACCAGGGCAGCAGGTTATAAAAGTAGTACATGAAGAACTGATCAACCTTTTAGGCAAATCAGCTTGCGGCGTAAATATGGCAAAAGGGCAGCCTACGGTTATAATGGTAGTTGGCCTTCAGGGAGGGGGCAAAACAACAACAGTTGGTAAACTTGCAAAATATTTTGCAAAACAGAATTATCAGTGCCTTCTGGCAGCAGCAGATATATACAGGCCTGCTGCAGTGAAACAGCTGGAAGTTCTTGGCAGCCAGTTGAATATACCTGTTTTTTCAGGGCACAATGATCCTGTAAAAATTGCAACTGATTCTGTTAAGCTTGGTTCCAGAGACAACAAGGATGTTGTTATTATTGATACAGCAGGCAGGCTTCATATTGACCAGACTCTAATGAAAGAGCTGGTAGATATGAAAAAGGCTACAGGAGCACATGAAGTTCTACTGGTAGCAGATGCTATGATAGGCCAGGATGCAGTGAATATAGCAAGGGAATATCAGAATATTCTGGGAATAGATGGCGTAATTCTTACAAAGATGGATGGAGATGCTAGAGGCGGCGCAGTAATATCTATATGTGCTGTTACAGGTAAGCCTGTGAAATTTATTGGAAATGGCGAGAAACTAGATAATTTAGAATTATTTTATCCGGATAGAATGGCATCCAGGATACTGGGAATGGGGGATATTCTTAGCTTAATTGATAAGGCGGAATTCAAGGATAAAGCTGAACAGGAAAAAACGCTAGAGAAGAAAATGAGAAAAGAAACCTTAACTTTAGAGGATTTTCTTGATCAGCTTAAGCAAATGAGAAAACTTGGGTCAATGCAGGAAATTCTGCAAATGCTTCCTGCGCAGGGTCAATTTAAAAATTTAAAGGTTGATGAGGGAACTATAAAGAAACAGGAAGCAATTATTAATTCAATGACAAAAGAGGAGAGAAAGAGTATAGAGATAATTAATGGACAAAGACGGAAACGTATAGCTCAAGGAAGCGGGACAAGTATTCAGGACGTTAATTCACTTATAAAGAATTTTATTGCATCAAGAAAAATGCTTAAAGGACTGATGAAGCAAGGAGGGGCTCTGGGCAGAAAAGGCCTGTTCCCCGGAATGGCCTAG